A genomic segment from Saprospiraceae bacterium encodes:
- the fmt gene encoding methionyl-tRNA formyltransferase: MSLKIVFMGTPEFAVPSLEILLANGYEVVGVVTATDKYGGRGNKVLLESAVKKFAREKGLPILQPTKLKDPNFLADLAALGADLQVVVAFRMLPEVVWDMPRLGTFNLHGSLLPKYRGAAPINWAVIQGERETGVTTFFIQHQIDTGDIIFQEKMSIGENETAGEVHDRMMLLGAQTVLKTVQAIEKGGIKLQVQNDEMATKAPKLNHETCEIDFNQPSEVVHNFIRGLSPYPAAWTTLEGMQLKILSCEKVAPDDLPLSTAGTFSSDQKNYISIATLDGKINILELQLQGRKRMKVKDFLNGFKI, encoded by the coding sequence ATGAGTTTGAAAATAGTTTTTATGGGAACACCCGAATTTGCAGTTCCCTCTCTGGAAATTTTATTGGCAAATGGGTATGAGGTAGTGGGGGTGGTGACTGCTACAGACAAATATGGGGGCCGAGGAAACAAAGTTTTACTGGAATCGGCCGTCAAAAAATTTGCCCGGGAAAAAGGACTCCCCATTTTGCAACCGACAAAGTTAAAAGATCCAAATTTCTTAGCCGATTTGGCGGCTTTGGGTGCCGATCTACAGGTAGTCGTTGCCTTTCGGATGCTCCCCGAGGTAGTCTGGGACATGCCTAGGCTTGGTACCTTTAACCTGCATGGTTCCCTTTTGCCTAAATACCGAGGGGCAGCACCTATCAATTGGGCGGTCATCCAGGGAGAACGCGAAACGGGTGTCACCACTTTCTTTATCCAGCACCAAATTGATACGGGTGATATTATCTTTCAAGAAAAAATGTCGATTGGAGAAAATGAGACAGCCGGTGAGGTGCATGACCGCATGATGCTATTAGGTGCACAAACGGTCCTAAAGACCGTACAAGCCATTGAAAAGGGAGGCATTAAGCTACAAGTACAAAACGATGAAATGGCCACCAAAGCCCCAAAGCTAAACCACGAGACCTGTGAGATTGATTTCAACCAACCCAGCGAGGTGGTCCACAATTTCATTCGAGGCCTGAGCCCCTACCCTGCTGCATGGACGACACTAGAAGGCATGCAGCTAAAGATTTTGAGCTGTGAAAAGGTGGCCCCGGATGACTTGCCGCTCAGCACAGCAGGCACCTTCTCCTCCGACCAAAAAAACTATATTTCTATTGCAACATTGGATGGTAAAATTAATATCTTGGAATTGCAACTGCAAGGCAGAAAAAGAATGAAAGTGAAAGACTTCCTCAATGGATTTAAAATATAA
- a CDS encoding OmpA family protein — translation MLRYLFFIAVFLLSNKDMLFSQEVLLEGYVFEEDNRGFLNEVHIKVVDQATEKIVAEAFSNKEGFFSIPLALNKDYILQANKSLFFLQEAVVSTVNLKDEKKVFAKIQMKRRPGYLLELTLAENSSKVDSAISVTDTHIEVFNNTTAEQELDIPLYPSPAFKYTLQRGNHYTILIRKEGYFNKRIEAFVDVKGCIVCIDGVKEIGPGPGVSDNLTQGFEMGTLLANLELEKASLDKVMALENIYYDYNSSTIRPDAAVELDKVIALMKDNPVLLVELGSHTDARGQKRDNLKLSQARADAAVAYILKNGNIAYERLTAKGYGESQLVNRCTDDVDCTEAEHQQNRRTVLKIIGYADSDPIGRLALADIIRAEREEALLKEVLNGGVVQVPAGQAAPKQAVKTAPKTDPLPPPVAVEEPADLPISIVAEPKSVALAPPTKKSNYAFLSIPASYVGFKIEILSSTTYLDKDHKLFDQYNNVYFEQVSDSKYAYLIGHFKQKEDAQLYVDALLANEYPEANVVQFVNGKRSRE, via the coding sequence ATGCTGCGTTATCTATTTTTTATTGCCGTCTTTCTTTTATCTAACAAGGATATGCTTTTTTCACAAGAAGTTCTCCTTGAAGGTTATGTTTTTGAAGAAGACAACCGAGGGTTTCTAAATGAAGTGCATATAAAAGTAGTTGATCAGGCCACCGAAAAGATAGTAGCAGAAGCCTTCAGTAATAAAGAAGGCTTTTTTAGTATCCCCCTAGCCCTAAACAAAGATTATATCCTACAAGCAAATAAAAGCTTATTTTTCTTGCAAGAGGCGGTCGTTTCCACGGTTAACCTTAAAGACGAGAAAAAGGTTTTTGCTAAAATTCAAATGAAGCGAAGACCTGGCTATTTATTAGAACTTACCCTGGCTGAAAACAGCAGCAAAGTGGATTCTGCCATTTCAGTGACCGATACCCACATTGAAGTGTTCAACAATACCACAGCGGAGCAAGAGTTAGACATTCCCTTGTATCCGAGCCCAGCCTTTAAGTATACGCTCCAGAGAGGTAACCATTATACGATATTGATCAGAAAAGAAGGGTATTTCAATAAGCGCATTGAAGCCTTTGTGGATGTGAAAGGTTGCATCGTCTGTATAGATGGGGTTAAGGAAATTGGCCCGGGTCCAGGTGTTTCAGACAATTTGACCCAAGGCTTTGAAATGGGAACCTTATTAGCCAATTTAGAACTGGAAAAGGCGAGCCTGGACAAGGTAATGGCTTTGGAAAACATTTATTACGATTACAACAGTTCGACTATCCGTCCTGATGCTGCCGTGGAATTAGATAAGGTGATTGCTTTGATGAAAGATAACCCTGTCTTATTGGTAGAATTGGGCTCTCACACGGACGCTCGGGGGCAAAAGAGAGATAATTTAAAACTTTCGCAGGCCCGTGCGGACGCTGCCGTTGCTTATATCCTTAAAAACGGGAACATCGCTTATGAGCGGCTGACAGCAAAAGGATACGGTGAAAGCCAGTTAGTCAATAGATGCACTGATGATGTGGATTGTACGGAGGCGGAGCATCAGCAAAACCGAAGAACGGTACTTAAAATCATTGGTTATGCGGATAGCGATCCTATTGGACGATTAGCCTTGGCAGACATCATTCGAGCAGAAAGAGAGGAGGCCCTGTTGAAGGAGGTATTAAATGGCGGTGTTGTACAAGTTCCTGCCGGGCAGGCAGCACCTAAACAAGCGGTGAAAACAGCCCCTAAAACAGACCCTTTGCCCCCTCCAGTAGCGGTGGAAGAGCCTGCAGATTTGCCAATTTCTATTGTAGCGGAGCCCAAATCTGTAGCCCTAGCACCCCCCACTAAAAAAAGCAATTACGCTTTTTTGTCCATTCCAGCATCCTATGTCGGTTTTAAGATAGAGATTTTGTCTTCTACAACCTATCTGGACAAAGACCACAAATTGTTTGATCAATACAATAATGTCTACTTTGAGCAGGTTAGTGATAGTAAGTACGCTTATTTGATTGGTCATTTTAAGCAAAAAGAAGATGCACAATTGTATGTAGATGCCCTTTTGGCAAACGAGTACCCCGAAGCCAATGTGGTCCAGTTTGTTAATGGCAAGCGATCAAGAGAATAG
- a CDS encoding glycosyltransferase: protein MYNTFISLITVIHKPADLRLLVPFLEVVDPLMKENFTDYEIIFINNLPGCNLAEAIKNIKKEIKNQVFILNLSTAINKNQAIIAGLDRSNGDYTVVFELEFALHPELILQLFEKTREHYDIVYLKGKGAKVSWRYQLFYRFFYFLLRNYSTLKIDAQAYNTRIISRRALNSLLKLRENLRYMKAIYSIVGFNTTFLETDVAFPKESEENFTERFKTALIAITSFTTFLNTFMLWLFILSLSFLIGVVTNALVFKFTGADFFGNTQEAPPGWTFLVILISIFFAVTCLNLYIMSIYLANIYHEIKKRPLYIIESVQRP, encoded by the coding sequence ATGTATAATACCTTTATTTCGCTTATAACTGTTATTCATAAACCAGCCGATCTCAGGCTTTTAGTCCCATTTTTAGAAGTAGTTGATCCGCTGATGAAAGAAAATTTTACAGATTATGAAATTATTTTCATCAACAACTTACCGGGATGTAATCTGGCAGAAGCTATCAAAAACATAAAAAAGGAGATCAAAAATCAGGTATTCATCCTCAACCTTTCTACTGCTATCAACAAAAATCAGGCCATAATTGCTGGTTTGGATCGCTCCAATGGTGATTATACCGTCGTTTTTGAACTTGAATTTGCCCTACATCCCGAACTCATCTTACAACTTTTTGAAAAGACCAGAGAACATTACGATATTGTATACCTGAAAGGCAAAGGCGCTAAAGTCAGCTGGCGTTATCAGCTATTTTATCGTTTTTTTTATTTTTTGTTGCGAAATTACTCTACCTTAAAAATAGATGCGCAAGCATATAACACCCGGATCATCTCCCGAAGAGCGCTCAATTCCTTGTTAAAACTCCGCGAAAACTTGCGCTATATGAAGGCCATCTATTCAATCGTAGGCTTCAATACAACCTTTCTGGAAACAGATGTCGCCTTCCCCAAAGAAAGCGAAGAAAACTTCACCGAACGCTTTAAAACCGCTTTAATTGCCATTACCTCTTTTACCACCTTCCTCAATACTTTTATGCTTTGGCTTTTTATACTTTCTTTAAGTTTTTTGATCGGTGTGGTTACCAACGCATTGGTCTTTAAGTTTACCGGCGCCGACTTTTTTGGAAACACCCAAGAAGCACCACCCGGATGGACTTTCCTGGTTATCCTGATTTCCATTTTTTTTGCTGTCACCTGCCTAAACCTCTATATCATGTCCATTTATTTGGCCAATATTTATCACGAAATTAAAAAACGCCCCTTGTATATCATCGAATCCGTCCAGCGACCATAA
- a CDS encoding peptidase domain-containing ABC transporter: protein MPNNFPFYQQLDAMDCGATCLRMVARYFGRYYSLEYLRELTYMGKQGVSLLGISDAAEHIGIQSLAVKTTFDRLSRDIPMPCIAHWQQEHFVVVFKANQRFVWVADPAAGKFKLTKEEFLENWLSDQEEGEELGVLLLLETTPEFYERDGDKIDKSGFNYVFSYFRKFKGLIFQLVVGLILGSILQVIVPFFIKAIVDIGIGNVDLTFIWLVAIAQLVLFITNSAVELFRSWIFLHVGIRVNISLISDFLIKLTRLPLRYFDSKMTGDLMQRISDHERVQRFLTSMTLESIFSFFTFFVFSLILISWNTEIFFLFLMGTIVNLAWVFFFQRRRRELDYKRFDQSAENQGNLIELISGMQEIKLHNAERQKRWAWERIQAKLFRTSMSALRIEQLQRSGASFINETKNIFIIIIVAKAVLEGVMTLGMLVAIQYIIGQLNAPLNRFIEFIRSLQDAKISLERMNEIHSKEDEENVEDKITLLPEFGDLTMDKVSFQYSGPHSPMTLKKINLRIPKGKTTAIVGTSGSGKTTILKLLLNFYSPTEGTIRLGDVNLKNLHSRLWRSKCGVVRQDGYIFNDSIAKNIALGDEIVDKQKLLNAVKVANIQTFIESLPLGYNTKIGREGLGLSQGQKQRLLIARAVYKDPDYIFFDEATTALDSYNEMIIMENLEDFFRGKTVLIVAHRLSTVMNADHIIVIESGEVVEQGTHDELTYIRGAYFQLVRNQLELGA from the coding sequence ATGCCGAATAATTTTCCATTTTATCAGCAGCTTGATGCCATGGATTGCGGGGCAACATGCCTCCGAATGGTTGCGAGATATTTTGGACGGTACTATTCCCTGGAATACCTTAGAGAGTTAACCTACATGGGCAAGCAGGGTGTCTCGCTGCTGGGTATTAGCGATGCTGCGGAACATATTGGCATTCAATCTTTAGCAGTTAAAACCACCTTTGATCGTTTAAGTAGGGATATTCCTATGCCTTGTATTGCCCACTGGCAGCAAGAGCATTTTGTCGTTGTCTTTAAAGCCAATCAGCGTTTTGTTTGGGTCGCCGACCCTGCTGCGGGGAAATTTAAACTCACCAAAGAAGAATTCCTGGAGAATTGGCTTAGTGACCAGGAAGAGGGCGAAGAACTTGGGGTGCTGTTGTTGTTAGAAACTACGCCTGAATTTTATGAGCGGGATGGCGACAAAATAGATAAGTCTGGCTTTAATTATGTCTTTTCTTATTTCCGCAAATTTAAGGGATTAATTTTCCAACTCGTTGTTGGCCTGATCCTGGGAAGTATCCTGCAAGTCATTGTTCCCTTTTTCATCAAAGCCATTGTAGATATCGGTATTGGCAATGTTGATTTGACCTTTATTTGGCTGGTTGCTATAGCCCAATTGGTTCTATTTATTACCAATAGTGCCGTAGAATTGTTCCGGTCCTGGATATTTTTGCATGTTGGCATACGGGTTAATATTAGTTTGATATCCGACTTCTTAATCAAGTTGACTCGATTGCCTCTTCGTTATTTCGATTCCAAAATGACGGGTGATTTAATGCAACGTATCTCGGACCATGAGCGGGTGCAACGCTTTTTGACTTCCATGACCCTGGAGTCTATTTTTTCGTTTTTCACCTTTTTTGTCTTTTCATTAATTCTGATTAGTTGGAATACCGAAATATTTTTTCTCTTTTTGATGGGAACCATCGTAAACCTGGCTTGGGTCTTCTTTTTCCAGCGTCGTCGGCGAGAATTGGACTACAAAAGATTTGACCAGTCTGCCGAAAACCAGGGAAACCTCATCGAATTGATCAGCGGAATGCAGGAAATCAAGCTCCACAATGCAGAAAGACAGAAACGTTGGGCTTGGGAACGTATTCAGGCCAAATTATTTCGCACCAGTATGAGTGCATTGCGCATTGAACAATTACAGCGATCTGGCGCTTCCTTTATCAATGAGACCAAGAATATTTTTATCATTATCATTGTTGCCAAGGCCGTTTTAGAAGGTGTTATGACCTTAGGTATGTTAGTCGCTATTCAATACATTATCGGCCAGCTCAATGCACCATTGAACCGTTTTATCGAATTCATACGTTCTTTGCAAGATGCAAAAATAAGCTTGGAAAGGATGAACGAAATTCATTCCAAGGAGGATGAAGAAAATGTTGAAGATAAAATCACGCTATTACCCGAATTTGGCGACCTGACGATGGACAAGGTATCCTTCCAGTACAGCGGCCCGCATTCTCCCATGACCCTTAAAAAGATCAATCTCCGGATTCCCAAGGGTAAAACCACGGCTATTGTAGGGACCAGTGGAAGCGGAAAAACCACCATACTTAAATTATTGCTTAATTTTTATTCGCCTACGGAGGGGACCATTCGATTGGGAGATGTCAACCTAAAAAATTTGCACAGTCGCCTTTGGCGTAGCAAATGTGGCGTGGTGCGACAAGATGGTTATATCTTTAATGATTCTATTGCCAAAAACATTGCCTTAGGGGATGAGATTGTAGATAAACAAAAGTTGCTCAACGCCGTAAAAGTGGCTAATATTCAAACTTTTATTGAATCTTTACCGCTAGGGTATAATACCAAAATTGGTAGAGAGGGTCTTGGACTTAGCCAAGGGCAAAAACAGCGATTACTGATTGCCAGAGCCGTTTATAAAGATCCTGATTATATCTTTTTTGATGAAGCCACTACAGCATTGGATTCCTACAACGAAATGATTATCATGGAAAACCTGGAAGATTTCTTCCGAGGCAAGACCGTTTTGATTGTGGCCCACCGCCTGAGTACCGTTATGAATGCAGACCATATTATCGTCATCGAAAGTGGCGAAGTCGTTGAGCAAGGAACCCACGATGAACTCACCTATATTCGAGGAGCTTATTTTCAGTTAGTTAGAAACCAATTAGAGCTAGGTGCATAA
- a CDS encoding Uma2 family endonuclease, whose protein sequence is MKSIVENIPKSLIYEEVDGKPIYYKGYKAFLLGNNKSGEPMGSSLLQSIIISRLVFLLHKHLGENYYVLTNELGLQLSKGTWRAADIAIYEKNQIKPNQITNKYCEIAPKLVIEIDTKAEIEEVKDTFTYYNKKTDQLLAFGVEKVIWIFTDTKKVMIATRDQNWELLNWEKDIEIINGIKLNINQLTEL, encoded by the coding sequence ATGAAAAGTATAGTTGAAAATATACCGAAAAGTTTGATTTATGAAGAGGTAGATGGAAAGCCAATATACTACAAGGGCTACAAGGCGTTTTTGTTAGGGAATAATAAATCAGGAGAACCAATGGGAAGTAGTTTGTTACAATCGATCATTATATCTCGATTAGTATTTTTGTTGCATAAACATTTAGGTGAAAACTATTATGTATTAACAAATGAGCTAGGTTTACAATTATCCAAAGGAACCTGGAGAGCCGCGGATATAGCAATATATGAGAAGAATCAAATCAAGCCGAATCAGATAACAAATAAGTATTGTGAAATTGCACCTAAACTAGTGATTGAAATAGATACAAAAGCGGAAATTGAAGAAGTAAAAGATACGTTTACCTATTATAACAAAAAAACAGATCAGTTATTAGCGTTTGGAGTAGAAAAAGTAATTTGGATATTTACAGATACGAAGAAAGTGATGATAGCCACAAGAGATCAAAATTGGGAGTTACTAAACTGGGAGAAAGATATAGAAATAATAAATGGAATAAAGTTGAATATTAATCAATTAACAGAACTTTAA